One window from the genome of Gadus macrocephalus chromosome 7, ASM3116895v1 encodes:
- the LOC132460837 gene encoding phosphatidylinositol-binding clathrin assembly protein-like isoform X1: MSGQTLTDRIAAAQHSMTGSAISKAACKATTHEVSGPKKKHLDYLIHCTNELNVSVPHLADTLLERTASHSWVVVFKALITTHHLMMYGNERLIQYLASRNTLFNLNNFLDKSALQGYDMSTFIRRYSRYLNEKAMSYRLVAVDFTKMKRGADGVMRTMTTEKLIKTLPIIQNQLDALLDFQPNSNELTNGVINAGFMLLFKDSIRLFAAYNEGVINMLEKYFDMKKNQCKDALEIYKTFLNRMTRLSEFLKVAEQVGIDQGDSPDLTQAPSSLLEALEQHLASLEGRKIKELSAANSTGIALSRMDDKTDDNKLQQHKEGPKVIDIQTPNVSPSTQSVGSANSSGGANDLFANSPVVPISNHVPNLTSELFSLQPSFTPIQTTHTVPNNNNAWGGMVTWVRSGDLLKSAPPPQIHSQGALLHSGKMLHSDLDSSLAHLVGNLQFGGTPAKKPELQWSQLVEKKPSGGGWQSKGMCTSTNWAHAMPPAPMAVPQMNGMIYTGYAPAPVAFPMTSQVPVYGMLPPQMGHQMGGVQMMAPQPVMYNQPVLRPSNPFAPMPGTQMHFM; encoded by the exons ATGTCGGGCCAGACTCTTACGGACCGGATCGCCGCTGCGCAACACAGCATGACCGGCTCGGCCATCAGCAAGGCGGCCTGCAAGGCCACGACGCACGAAGTCAGCGGACCCAAGAAGAAACACCTGGACT acctgATCCATTGCACCAATGAGCTGAATGTGAGTGTTCCCCACCTGGCCGACACGCTGCTGGAGCGCACGGCCAGCCACAGCTGGGTGGTGGTGTTCAAGGCCCTCATCACCACCCACCACCTGATGATGTACGGCAACGAG AGATTGATCCAGTACCTTGCCTCCAGAAACACACTCTTCAACCTCAACAACTTTCTAGACAAGTCTGCACTACAAG GTTACGACATGTCCACCTTCATCAggcgctacagccgctacctgaACGAGAAGGCCATGTCCTACCGGCTAGTGGCCGTGGACTTCACCAAGATGAAGAGAGG GGCCGATGGAGTCATGCGGACCATGACCACAGAGAAACTGATCAAGACTCTACCAATCATTCAGAATCAGTTGGATGCACTATTGGACTTTCAG ccAAACTCCAATGAACTGACTAACGGAGTGATCAACGCAGGGTTCATGCTGCTCTTTAAAGACTCCATACGGCTGTTTGCTGCCTACAACGAGGGGGTCATAAACATGCTTG AAAAATACTTTGACATGAAGAAGAACCAGTGCAAAGACGCCCTTGAGATCTACAAGACCTTCCTCAACAGAATGACACGGCTCTCAGAGTTCCTCAAAGTAGCAGAG CAAGTTGGGATAGATCAGGGCGACAGCCCCGATCTCACACAG GCACCCAGCTCCCTCCTCGAGGCCCTTGAGCAGCACCTAGCCTCCCTGGAGGGCCGCAAGATCAAAGAGCTGTCGGCGGCTAACAG CACTGGGATCGCTCTCAGCCGCATGGATGACAAGACAGACGACAACAAACTGCAACAACACAAG GAGGGGCCAAAAGTGATTGACATTCAGACACCCAATGTCTCTCCCAGCACCCAGTCTGTGGGCAGTGCTAACAGCAGTGGAGGAGCCAATGATCTCTTTGCCAACTCTCCCGTCGTACCCATCAGCAACCA CGTGCCAAACCTGACCAGTGAGTTGTTCAGCCTGCAGCCGAGCTTCACTCCCATCcagaccacacacactgtgcccAACAATAACAATGCCTGGGGAGG CATGGTAACTTGGGTGCGGTCAGGTGACCTGCTAAagtcagcaccaccaccccaaaTCCATAGCCAAGGAGCCCTTTTGCATTCTGGGAAGATGCTACACAGTGATCTGGACTCCTCCTTAGCCCACCTCGTCGGCA ACCTGCAGTTCGGTGGAACTCCTGCCAAAAA GCCAGAGCTGCAGTGGAGTCAGCTGGTGGAGAAGAAGCCGAGCGGGGGCGGCTGGCAGTCTAAAGGCATGTGCACCAGCACCAACTGGGCCCACGCCATGCCCCCTGCACCCATGGCGGTCCCTCAGAtg AATGGCATGATCTACACTGGCTAC GCCCCGGCTCCTGTGGCGTTCCCTATGACATCCCAAGTGCCTGTATACGGGATG CTCCCCCCCCAGATGGGCCATCAGATGGGAGGCGTTCAGATGATGGCTCCCCAGCCTGTTATGTACAACCAGCCCGTCCTGAGGCCATCCAACCCCTTTGCACCTATGCCGGGAACCCAG ATGCACTTCATGTAG
- the LOC132460837 gene encoding phosphatidylinositol-binding clathrin assembly protein-like isoform X3 codes for MSGQTLTDRIAAAQHSMTGSAISKAACKATTHEVSGPKKKHLDYLIHCTNELNVSVPHLADTLLERTASHSWVVVFKALITTHHLMMYGNERLIQYLASRNTLFNLNNFLDKSALQGYDMSTFIRRYSRYLNEKAMSYRLVAVDFTKMKRGADGVMRTMTTEKLIKTLPIIQNQLDALLDFQPNSNELTNGVINAGFMLLFKDSIRLFAAYNEGVINMLEKYFDMKKNQCKDALEIYKTFLNRMTRLSEFLKVAEAPSSLLEALEQHLASLEGRKIKELSAANSTGIALSRMDDKTDDNKLQQHKEGPKVIDIQTPNVSPSTQSVGSANSSGGANDLFANSPVVPISNHVPNLTSELFSLQPSFTPIQTTHTVPNNNNAWGGMVTWVRSGDLLKSAPPPQIHSQGALLHSGKMLHSDLDSSLAHLVGNLQFGGTPAKKPELQWSQLVEKKPSGGGWQSKGMCTSTNWAHAMPPAPMAVPQMNGMIYTGYAPAPVAFPMTSQVPVYGMLPPQMGHQMGGVQMMAPQPVMYNQPVLRPSNPFAPMPGTQMHFM; via the exons ATGTCGGGCCAGACTCTTACGGACCGGATCGCCGCTGCGCAACACAGCATGACCGGCTCGGCCATCAGCAAGGCGGCCTGCAAGGCCACGACGCACGAAGTCAGCGGACCCAAGAAGAAACACCTGGACT acctgATCCATTGCACCAATGAGCTGAATGTGAGTGTTCCCCACCTGGCCGACACGCTGCTGGAGCGCACGGCCAGCCACAGCTGGGTGGTGGTGTTCAAGGCCCTCATCACCACCCACCACCTGATGATGTACGGCAACGAG AGATTGATCCAGTACCTTGCCTCCAGAAACACACTCTTCAACCTCAACAACTTTCTAGACAAGTCTGCACTACAAG GTTACGACATGTCCACCTTCATCAggcgctacagccgctacctgaACGAGAAGGCCATGTCCTACCGGCTAGTGGCCGTGGACTTCACCAAGATGAAGAGAGG GGCCGATGGAGTCATGCGGACCATGACCACAGAGAAACTGATCAAGACTCTACCAATCATTCAGAATCAGTTGGATGCACTATTGGACTTTCAG ccAAACTCCAATGAACTGACTAACGGAGTGATCAACGCAGGGTTCATGCTGCTCTTTAAAGACTCCATACGGCTGTTTGCTGCCTACAACGAGGGGGTCATAAACATGCTTG AAAAATACTTTGACATGAAGAAGAACCAGTGCAAAGACGCCCTTGAGATCTACAAGACCTTCCTCAACAGAATGACACGGCTCTCAGAGTTCCTCAAAGTAGCAGAG GCACCCAGCTCCCTCCTCGAGGCCCTTGAGCAGCACCTAGCCTCCCTGGAGGGCCGCAAGATCAAAGAGCTGTCGGCGGCTAACAG CACTGGGATCGCTCTCAGCCGCATGGATGACAAGACAGACGACAACAAACTGCAACAACACAAG GAGGGGCCAAAAGTGATTGACATTCAGACACCCAATGTCTCTCCCAGCACCCAGTCTGTGGGCAGTGCTAACAGCAGTGGAGGAGCCAATGATCTCTTTGCCAACTCTCCCGTCGTACCCATCAGCAACCA CGTGCCAAACCTGACCAGTGAGTTGTTCAGCCTGCAGCCGAGCTTCACTCCCATCcagaccacacacactgtgcccAACAATAACAATGCCTGGGGAGG CATGGTAACTTGGGTGCGGTCAGGTGACCTGCTAAagtcagcaccaccaccccaaaTCCATAGCCAAGGAGCCCTTTTGCATTCTGGGAAGATGCTACACAGTGATCTGGACTCCTCCTTAGCCCACCTCGTCGGCA ACCTGCAGTTCGGTGGAACTCCTGCCAAAAA GCCAGAGCTGCAGTGGAGTCAGCTGGTGGAGAAGAAGCCGAGCGGGGGCGGCTGGCAGTCTAAAGGCATGTGCACCAGCACCAACTGGGCCCACGCCATGCCCCCTGCACCCATGGCGGTCCCTCAGAtg AATGGCATGATCTACACTGGCTAC GCCCCGGCTCCTGTGGCGTTCCCTATGACATCCCAAGTGCCTGTATACGGGATG CTCCCCCCCCAGATGGGCCATCAGATGGGAGGCGTTCAGATGATGGCTCCCCAGCCTGTTATGTACAACCAGCCCGTCCTGAGGCCATCCAACCCCTTTGCACCTATGCCGGGAACCCAG ATGCACTTCATGTAG
- the LOC132460837 gene encoding phosphatidylinositol-binding clathrin assembly protein-like isoform X2, with product MSGQTLTDRIAAAQHSMTGSAISKAACKATTHEVSGPKKKHLDYLIHCTNELNVSVPHLADTLLERTASHSWVVVFKALITTHHLMMYGNERLIQYLASRNTLFNLNNFLDKSALQGYDMSTFIRRYSRYLNEKAMSYRLVAVDFTKMKRGADGVMRTMTTEKLIKTLPIIQNQLDALLDFQPNSNELTNGVINAGFMLLFKDSIRLFAAYNEGVINMLEKYFDMKKNQCKDALEIYKTFLNRMTRLSEFLKVAEQVGIDQGDSPDLTQAPSSLLEALEQHLASLEGRKIKELSAANSTGIALSRMDDKTDDNKLQQHKEGPKVIDIQTPNVSPSTQSVGSANSSGGANDLFANSPVVPISNHVPNLTSELFSLQPSFTPIQTTHTVPNNNNAWGGDLLKSAPPPQIHSQGALLHSGKMLHSDLDSSLAHLVGNLQFGGTPAKKPELQWSQLVEKKPSGGGWQSKGMCTSTNWAHAMPPAPMAVPQMNGMIYTGYAPAPVAFPMTSQVPVYGMLPPQMGHQMGGVQMMAPQPVMYNQPVLRPSNPFAPMPGTQMHFM from the exons ATGTCGGGCCAGACTCTTACGGACCGGATCGCCGCTGCGCAACACAGCATGACCGGCTCGGCCATCAGCAAGGCGGCCTGCAAGGCCACGACGCACGAAGTCAGCGGACCCAAGAAGAAACACCTGGACT acctgATCCATTGCACCAATGAGCTGAATGTGAGTGTTCCCCACCTGGCCGACACGCTGCTGGAGCGCACGGCCAGCCACAGCTGGGTGGTGGTGTTCAAGGCCCTCATCACCACCCACCACCTGATGATGTACGGCAACGAG AGATTGATCCAGTACCTTGCCTCCAGAAACACACTCTTCAACCTCAACAACTTTCTAGACAAGTCTGCACTACAAG GTTACGACATGTCCACCTTCATCAggcgctacagccgctacctgaACGAGAAGGCCATGTCCTACCGGCTAGTGGCCGTGGACTTCACCAAGATGAAGAGAGG GGCCGATGGAGTCATGCGGACCATGACCACAGAGAAACTGATCAAGACTCTACCAATCATTCAGAATCAGTTGGATGCACTATTGGACTTTCAG ccAAACTCCAATGAACTGACTAACGGAGTGATCAACGCAGGGTTCATGCTGCTCTTTAAAGACTCCATACGGCTGTTTGCTGCCTACAACGAGGGGGTCATAAACATGCTTG AAAAATACTTTGACATGAAGAAGAACCAGTGCAAAGACGCCCTTGAGATCTACAAGACCTTCCTCAACAGAATGACACGGCTCTCAGAGTTCCTCAAAGTAGCAGAG CAAGTTGGGATAGATCAGGGCGACAGCCCCGATCTCACACAG GCACCCAGCTCCCTCCTCGAGGCCCTTGAGCAGCACCTAGCCTCCCTGGAGGGCCGCAAGATCAAAGAGCTGTCGGCGGCTAACAG CACTGGGATCGCTCTCAGCCGCATGGATGACAAGACAGACGACAACAAACTGCAACAACACAAG GAGGGGCCAAAAGTGATTGACATTCAGACACCCAATGTCTCTCCCAGCACCCAGTCTGTGGGCAGTGCTAACAGCAGTGGAGGAGCCAATGATCTCTTTGCCAACTCTCCCGTCGTACCCATCAGCAACCA CGTGCCAAACCTGACCAGTGAGTTGTTCAGCCTGCAGCCGAGCTTCACTCCCATCcagaccacacacactgtgcccAACAATAACAATGCCTGGGGAG GTGACCTGCTAAagtcagcaccaccaccccaaaTCCATAGCCAAGGAGCCCTTTTGCATTCTGGGAAGATGCTACACAGTGATCTGGACTCCTCCTTAGCCCACCTCGTCGGCA ACCTGCAGTTCGGTGGAACTCCTGCCAAAAA GCCAGAGCTGCAGTGGAGTCAGCTGGTGGAGAAGAAGCCGAGCGGGGGCGGCTGGCAGTCTAAAGGCATGTGCACCAGCACCAACTGGGCCCACGCCATGCCCCCTGCACCCATGGCGGTCCCTCAGAtg AATGGCATGATCTACACTGGCTAC GCCCCGGCTCCTGTGGCGTTCCCTATGACATCCCAAGTGCCTGTATACGGGATG CTCCCCCCCCAGATGGGCCATCAGATGGGAGGCGTTCAGATGATGGCTCCCCAGCCTGTTATGTACAACCAGCCCGTCCTGAGGCCATCCAACCCCTTTGCACCTATGCCGGGAACCCAG ATGCACTTCATGTAG
- the LOC132460911 gene encoding ras-related protein Rab-39B-like: METIWLYQFRLIVIGDSTVGKSCLIRRFTEGRFAQVSDPTVGVDFFSRLVEIEPGKRIKLQIWDTAGQERFRSITRAYYRNSVGGLLLFDITNRRSFQNIHDWLEEAKSHVQPHNIVFLLVGHKCDLEAQRQVTRQEAEKLAGVYGMHYVETSARDAINVEKAFVDLTRDIFELVGRGDIQIQEGWEGVKSGLVPNTVHSSEEVTKGDRRCLC, from the exons ATGGAGACCATATGGCTTTACCAATTCCGCCTGATCGTGATCGGAGACTCCACCGTGGGCAAGTCGTGTCTGATCCGGAGGTTCACCGAGGGTCGCTTCGCGCAGGTGTCCGACCCCACCGTGGGGGTCGACTTCTTTTCCCGCCTGGTGGAGATCGAGCCTGGGAAGAGAATCAAGCTGCAGATCTGGGACACCGCCGGGCAGGAGAGGTTTAG GTCCATCACCAGGGCCTACTATCGTAACTCGGTGGGCGGGCTGCTGCTCTTCGACATCACCAACCGCCGCTCCTTCCAGAACATCCACGACTGGCTGGAGGAGGCCAAGAGCCACGTCCAGCCGCACAACATCGTCTTCCTGCTTGTGGGTCACAAGTGCGACCTGGAGGCCCAGCGCCAGGTGACCCGGCAGGAGGCGGAGAAGCTGGCCGGCGTCTACGGGATGCACTACGTGGAGACGTCAGCGCGGGACGCCATCAACGTGGAGAAG GCGTTCGTGGACCTGACGCGGGACATCTTTGAGCTGGTGGGCCGGGGGGACATCCAGATCCAGGAAGGCTGGGAGGGCGTGAAGAGCGGCCTGGTGCCCAACACGGTGCACTCCTCCGAGGAGGTCACCAAGGGAGACCGCCGCTGCCTCTGCTGA